cTTCTCATATATTGTAAACTATTCCAGTACTCTTACCACGGTATGAGCTTCAACCAGTTTGTAACCTCAGATTAAAGATGGAAGAAAACATTTCTATCTGATATGACAAAATTCCTTCTCCTTATATCACAATGTTAACCTTGATTGGCCTTGATGCCAATAGTAAGGATGCACTCACACTCACATACCTCATGCCCAcacattgtcactggacaaaCAAAATCTCACCAGATTCATAAGTTCAATCTCATAAATCTACAAAAGTCAACTGCTAAAAATGTTCTTATGGATATGAAAATTTACATATTAAGTTCTTATAAACTACAAAGTTTCATGGAATTCTGTTGtctggtttcagaggagttgcgattaCAAATATGTTGCAGTAGTATAATTAAGCCAAAATtctaagttcaaaggggcataactcctagaataattatttaatagTAATTTAGTTTCAACATATTACcaatagtggattgggaaacaagtttttcaacttatattaataTCTTTTCACTTTGCTGgcgcgagtgctgccttgtagagTTGGGTGCTCGATTTCGCCGTTTtctgattttgaggtgtaaaaactccAAAGGATGggtgaaatggaagaaatatgccagtaaattatatttttataacacatatgatttttttttaaacttagacAAAATTTCAGCACTAATCGCAAAGTGCTGAAAAAGAGACAACGATTTTTGAcaaatttcctgaatgaaaaactgatttcaaagaagtatttcttagtaattctttgactgattgccctaaatttcagttctgaacacctttgaaatgtctgctattcatctataatgaaattgatttgataaatattgttttcagctgcagttatttggttttaaatagatgtgtaaaaacggtgAATATGTTTCCCATTTTGACAAAATatcaggaaatttcaaaaagCCTTTAATTTAACTTTTCAGAtgaatttttttcaaagattcacATTTTCAAACTAAGAATACTTTGTTTTTGATGTTATCTTCATAAAGAAATATCAGTTtacttaaaaaatataaagacctgaacataaactgcagaaaacatggaaagttatggcgaaaatgagcaccccactctagcggcattagcctgctctttttctaaatctacaagggtgtcttttacgtgcaagagatatggatctctcttaacacaggtcagccattcATCAtccccttccgacagactatcattgtttcctcaagaccatactcgcaaatggtgtcaagggagccgaaaattcagtccctgaaattttcatccccgGCTGGGAatcaaaccaggaacctttgtgtaagtagtctgatgcactaaccactacaccatggCTTAGTAATAGTATTTCCTGTTGATacacacatctacatagtatgtacttattatatacaaagtttcatgaaattctgttgtgtggtttcagaggattTGCGATTAAAAACTGTAGCAGGAGTATATAAAGGCTAAAAttttaagttcaaagggcacaactcctacaataaaaattcaataGAAATTTCCTGTCAACATGCACATCAACATAGTATGTACTCATTatatacaaagtttcatgaaattctgttttgTGATTCCAGAAGAGTTGCAAcaacaaactgttgcagtagtataaaTTAAGCCACATTATTTCCTGTCAATCGGCACATCTTAGTAGTGTGTCCTTATtaactacaaagtttcatgaaattctgttgtgtggtttcagaggagttgtgataacaaactgttgcagtagtataatcaagccaaaattctaagttcaaaggggcataactcctagaataATTATTCAAtagtaatttcctgtcgatatgcacatctacatagtacatgtatgtccttattatatacaaagtttcataaaattctgtttTGTGGTTTAAGAGGAGTTGCCATGACAGGAACAGGAATGACTGACAGAGGGACAGACAGATGGAAGGATGGACAGACGGATGGTTCAAAAACATTATACACTCCGCAACTTTGTTGCATGGGCTCTTACAATCTTCCGACAAAGGGACAcaattctataaaataatttaCCTAAAGAATGCACTTTACTGTTGACCATCTTCCAAACTTTAGGTCAATCATAAGcactttctaaatatttttttgaaaaattcattcTTCTTATAGATCTATCAAATAATCATGacctaaaaaaataataataaaaaaaaaatttcaactttcattgGTTTATCTATTGTGAATCAGTCTAGTAATGGATAAGATAAACTTCCAGCCATTAATTCCTTGGAGTCCTTTACTTGGTGTATTCCATATTCAAGGTCACTCATGTTCATATCTCTCAAATCTGATGTTGGAATCTCACTGAAAAATCAATAGAAATAGactgtatataaaaataagaagatgtggtataattgctatTTATACAACTCTCACAAttaaaagaccaaatgacacagaaatcaacaactacaggtcaccctAAAGCCTTCATGAATGAGCAAAGATCATgctgcatagtcagttataaaaggccccaaaatatcaaatgtaaaacatttcaaacaagaaaaataacggctttatttaaatacaacaaaatcaatgaaaacaatttataaataaatctcACTTTACTTGTTAGAAATGTTCCACTAcattcagtggcagatccaggttGGGACCTCCCTTTTTTTTTGGACgcccaatgcatttgaatggggacatatagttggaaccccccttttatcctgggttgggaccccccccccacacacacctTTCAAAATATAATCTGAGACAGTGATCTATGTATATGTTCTACATAGTTTTACACATTTTTCAGTTTGTAAACTTCCTATGAGTTTGGTTTGATAATTGTAATCTTTATTTTTAAACACCTTTGATTGACTTTTAGTGCTTTACACTTATAACTATCTCTTGACAGCAAGTTTTTATTGCTGGAGGAAGGCTGATAAAAACACTCACCTCAGGTAGCAAAGCTGATTTAGATTAAACCTAGTCATTTAAGGTTGGAGTAAAACTATATACTTACAAAGCATCGACTCCATGTAAGTTTCTATGAGCCTCTAATACTTCATGTACTCTGTATAATGCCGCTTGTCTACACCCCTCCTTTATATCACTACCAGAAAACCCATCTGTCAAGTCACCTAACTTGTTCAAATCTATATCAGCAACCTAAAACAGGAAAAAGTAAACTGACTTACTTGCAAGTATATATCTTGATCATATTATtacatataaaataatatatcatgATACAGAacatattttcataaaacttgAACCTCCCTCTAAAGGAACTACATTAAAAATACTTTTATCTATTCTATTAGGatgtaaataaaaatttcaaagttgtaTTTCTACCACTCTTAACTGCCAcacattcaaatatttataatatatttcatCTTTGTAGTGAGTTGACTATTTTAATAAAGTGAAAAAGTGAAACTTATGCTAATTGTTTCTGTAAAAACAGCTTTAATattgtataagtttgtgattagatccATTTAAGAAGAATAAGTTGTTATAGGTTTGATGATATTTAATGTACAATTGCATAGGaaattggcatatctcatttccaaaGAGACAATTTGGCCCCTGCCCCTTCAGACATAGTCTATTGACTGAAACTTTCGCAGAAGAAGGTGGAATATTCAGAACAAAATCAAACTAATGTCATAGGTCTTTAAAAAACAGGTACAACTTATAAATGTAATCTattcaaactataaaaatcagttttatgATATCTGAGAAATCAAAAGTTTTCTGAAGACTATATATTAACTGTATACCTGTTCCTCTTCCAGTATTATTCTCATGATATGTTTTCTCTGCTCTTTTGCCTGTATATACAAAACAGTacataaataattatttcatatccaactaaaataattgataaatagTTAACCTTTAAAATATTGGAAAGTAAGCATTTATTCACTTATAAAATCATGTTTTACAATTTCTTTaacaattcaatgttttaaaagatttcatGCACTCTGGGTACTATTTCAATTAGATAACAGCATCTTTATACATCTTTATACATTGTAACTACTTTATTACTGCTAAATAAACACTATTTAAACTTTGCTCAACAAACAATGAATTTTCCCATAATTCTTAAGGTTTTGAAATGCTGAATGAGCATCAGTGTCAAATGTTAATAACATCTATGAGTCCTTAAAAAGGAAATATTCTTCGAATTGACGTTATTTAACCATTTTATAAACATATGAAAGGACCTACACAGTGAATTGAAATTAGCCTGCTCTTACTACAGTAGTGGTACAATTATTGACTTACAGGTTTTCCAATCTTAAACTGGCAAGGCATTCTCCTGAGTATAGCAGCGTCTACATCCTGGGGTCTGTTTGTGGCCCCTACTATCATAATCTGACACTGGGGGTCTGTAATAATACCATCCCATAGACTCATAAACTGTGTCTTTATCATAGCTGTTGCCTCATGATCAGTGGAAGATCTTGATCTCAGAAAGGaatctaaaatttaaatatttgttttcaaaattccaatagggaacacgttaatatgaatgaataaataattgTGCAAACTAAatttacataatataatataCATATGTTATGATATGTATTAAATTATTGTAGTAATTAAACCATTCTTAAAAACATTTTGgccaaaaaatattcaatttcagaTGGTTGAATTAAATACTGTATAATATGTAAAAGTTCACAATGATCTAATTTTCTAACTATTATTCACATGCATGTAGTTCTAAAGTAAACAATTTACAAACACATCTCAGCCAATCATTTatattgaatgaatgaatattttcaaatttatcttaTTTTTCCCATGCTTTTCAGTAAGAGCGTTGACATTAATTTCTTAATATGAAAATCAAACAGCATCCTTTACTTgctaatttaaacatgttttttcttctttcaaagGCTTGTATCTACAAACAACCACACCATCCACACAATCCTATCTGTAACTATCCATAATGTGTATGTATAAATAGCATTTTCTATTGAAAAAGGTTTCATTAATGAGAATTTTATAATTCTTAATTTCATCAATCCTTATGTAGATGTCAAAGTTAGGTGCCTGTAATGTGGTAGTTCCCATTGGTTGCTACTTGTCatctttgtttattgttttgcagTACTGCCAAGTCACACGCATTAAGTGTGAGACTCAAACATTTTCATGCTTATTTGGcggcattttcctttgatctattgttttttcGCTTTGATCTTTACAATTTTTGCCAAATCTCATGCACCTGCTTCATGAAAACTTGACAGCCCTGGTTTTGTCATAAATCATGCCGATGGCTTTcttgtttacattgtttacattCTGTCATGTCAGGGttttttataactgactatactATTTGActtttgctcatagttgaagatGGTATGGTGACCTATAAGTGCTTACCTCCATGACATTTGGACtcatgtggatagttgtctcattaacaatcataccatatctcctaaTTTTTATATTGGTAACCATTATCCTGATTATTCATAGAGAGTAAACCAGGTTTAGTTCTCTAACATTAAACATACCTATTTCATCTACGAATATAATCGCTGGTTGTAGCTTCACTGCCTGCAAGccacacaaataaaagaaaaaaatcatatatatgttacaggtgCATACATGCTGACAAATTTAATCTGAAGTAAAATATAAATGTGaagacaataaaatataatttataagttCATACAAATAAATTCTATACTTTTCCAACATTGTACCAATACTATGTATGTAACTATACTTTTTGAATGACACTGTCAAACATcagttatttattaatattactgcTTTACTTCAAACACAACTTAGAGAAAACTAAGTGGCCCTTCCATTAAATCTATGGTAAATTATTGTAATATCATAGACACTTTGTGGTTTTTGTATTACTGAGCAGCTATCTCCTTCTATTTAATTCAAATGAATTGACAATTttcaaatattgcaattttcaaaTCAATGATGAGAAGTTAATGAAGTTAATTTGATTTATCATCTGATGAATATGTTAAATGAACATCATTAGGGCATCAACTCATTGATATAAGCTAACAAAAAAAGACAAGTCATTTCAAGTAGCGGACAGCATACAAGGTTTTATATGAACATAGTATGGTTAGCTTTTAATTGTGGttaatataatttgtatttttttgctcATCCAAAACAAAGTAGCTTATCCTACACTGTTTTAATTTTCTGAGGTAATGAATACCGGTATTGATTTTTAACTAAAGTTTCAAGcctgatatttttcttttttcatccATTCTTTAGCAGAATGAAGATGACATTAACAGTGTATCCCTCTAGATATGAGGCAAAACTTTCTCTCTCTCATAAATATCTCTTAAATACTGACCAATGAAAACACAGCCTCAGCACGTTTCTGAGATTCTCCGTACCATTTGTCTACTAATGAAGAGATCTGAAGGTTGATAAATCTACACCCTGAAAGTATtaaatatcatatacatgtattttaaaattggACATTTGGatcaaatgaaagaaataatACTGAATTACTGAGCTTAAAATGATtcacatgtttaacaccgccacattagtTATTTATGTggctttcccaagtcaggagcctgtaattcagtggttgtcgtttgtttatgtgttacacatttgtttttcgttcatttttttgtataaagaaggccgttagttttcttgtttgaattgttttacgttgtcatatctgggccttttatagctgactatgaggtatgggctttgctcattgttgaagactgtacggtgacctatagttgttaatgtctgtgacattttggtctcttgtggacagttgtctcattggcaatcataccacatcttcttttttatattatgttaaaataattcAACTTTTATCAAATCTTTTGGGAGAAAattgtgatatattaaaaaaaatttcttaagaaaatgtaaataatgttgGTAAAATGTGTCTATTGTGGAAACAGTATATAACCTGCCTttggtttttatatgatttattatttttactctCAATTTATCCATTCTTTATAggatctaaaaaagaaaaagttaaagAATAGTCCATACCTGCTGCTTTTGCTGTTGCCTTGGCGATCATGGTTTTCCCACAGCCTGGAGGTCCATACAACAACATACCTTATTAAATTATTAACAGATTCggttattttcaaaacattatacacaaactTATAAATATGACATTTCATAAACACTTTTTTAAACACATTTTGAACTTAACTCATGACTCCTTCTAAGTTTATATTACATTTGTCATATTTTATGACATTTTATCCTGTTTAAATGCTTTCCACATTATAAGTTAAATTATTCCAAACTGCTCAAAAAAGCATAAAAATGCTGAAATGCAGTATACAGATTACCAAAGAAAAAACTATTCACCCAAGTCCAATGGATAGGGATGTAAACAACTTTAGTTCTAAACATTGTTAAACAGCCTTTGACTATGAGCAAAAAGCATGATATCATAAAGTAAAGTCTAAATGCCCCATAGTTACACATATGGAAAACATAGCAAAAGAGAAAAATAACTGAATAATTAAAAGTAATAAGATGAAATACAAAAAGAACCTATATGATTTCTGtttgaacataaaataaaatatgtatctaTTTTGTATCATAATTTGATGTGTGGCATTAATACATTCATTGATTTTTACTGttactaaattttatttcaattttatataccTTTTGGTGGTTGGAGAAGTTTGGAATGAAGAAAGAGTTCTCTTCTCCTGAATGGAAAGATGACTGTTTCTTTGATTTGGTCGATGACATCTTTAAGACCTCCAATATCATCCCATGTGATCCCCATGGATACAGGGTCAACAAGATTCACAGCTATACATAACTCATAATCTGAAAGCTATATAAAAGATTTTATGCTTTAAAtatgtttaagaaaaacaaagGAGTAGTGCCAGAACCATCAGAAAATGAAAATTCCAAACTGGTCAAGGATAAGATACGCTTAGAAACAAGTTACCCTATCAATTGTCATTTTATGCAGTTTAGTTGATTGTTGATCTATCATGATTGCTATAAAAGTTCAGAGGTAAATACCTATTTCATGTTAAGATCTAGAACCAATTTATATTACATACAATAGATCATGTAGGTAGGTCCTACAAAAGGGGGTCCACTTGTATGATGGGCATAGAATTTAGAACATCTCTGGAAAATAGGATGTTGAATGAGGACAGAAATTCTGCTTTGAAACAGACTAACTACAGACCCCTCAAACATTTCTTGTCAAAGAGTTGTTTCAAGGGCCTCTAAGTATGCAAAGAGCTTGATACTATCTCTACATGAGGCAGAAGATTTAAGGTCTCCATTCTCACAAGACATGGCttcaaatttattcaacacacagtGCCAGTGGAACATCCACTTTGGCAAGAGCTATATTGCCCGCCATTAGAAAGATCAAAAGTAAACTGATTTCTGTACCCCATCACCCTAAGATTGATTTTTAACTGGTAAAGAAGAGGATTTTAAAGAAAAAGTTGAAAGTGAACAAATTTACTAACCCTtcatacatacatgacatataactTTAGAGTACTTTTCAAATTAAGCTATATTGTTATAGAGTTTTCAAGAAAGTCAATAAGTTTTAATACATTGTGATTAATCAGTCTACAAGAAGTTCAATATAAAAGCTTCTTTTATACTAACCTTAACATCAGTGACTCCTAGTCTTTGTAACATCATAGCAGCCTGTATAAAACATAAGATTAAAACTAGCATGAAAAGTTTactatatttacaaaatgaaaaaactGTCAGATATGTTCAAACTTTGTTCTCATTTATTgtgtaaatgtaaacaaaacatcATGATTTTCTATCCAAACTTAGGGATTCCTAGCTGGAAAAGTACGCCATCACATTACCATGTTTACCAACTGAGGCAAAGCTAATCATGCTGATAGacatgcatacctgccaactgtcactatttgcgggggatttcccccatggaggctcccaaatggatattttgtaagagcaattttgtccacaattttaaagAAAGTAATTAATTTTGCAATGGCTATGAGTATGAGCTTGTTAAAgcatgaagaagccaaaaaacaaaattaaaatatatttgaaggcccccttgaaggttttgtaggatTAGAAGAACCATCTTGCATGTAAAACCCCCATggacattttgaaaagttggtaGGTATGGACATGATAGAGGGCAGTCAAAATCTACTATGTTAACATAAAAGCACATATTTGCCTTGTGACATAAAAAATTTCCAGGAAAAACAGCATTTGGAAGctgatgtacaaatgtattggTATGCTTGCTTTGTTTTAAACGTAAATGCTTGTAAGGTTTTGCTTGTAATAAAGACCATTTAATTTCTTTGAAGCTTACATTTTCTGTGCACAAATTTTCCTCTATAAATAAAGCTTAAATTGaactttgattttgaaaaaaaattaaaaactaactgaaatcatttaaaaaaatataattaccttTTGGTGAGCTGCGGACTTCTCTTTTCTCGTGGGATCCAGTGCATTTGTCAGAAGTTTAACAAGAAAATATGAAAGACCAATAGACACTACTAAACTTAGGCCTGTTGAAAGAAGTTTACCAATCATCATTCGTACAGCTGGGTCATCTGGTACTGGCACTTCGGATGTGGTATTTACCGCAGCTTGAACAGCGCCATCTGTCTGGCTTGCAACCTGTTCAAACTTTATCACAGAGTTCAACTTTGAAAATCCAGATTTTAAAAAATCTGCTAGTGAATTTTTTATTGGGATTAATTTGTCATCAATCTCCTGAGCAGTGATTCTAATTGTTTCTCCTAATTTAGCCATCCTGTCAATGTTAACTCTGATGGACgaagaaaatgtaaaaatgaagttCAAGATCAAAATATGGCAATTTCACTCTGAAAGTCAAATAAAAACCTGATGCAACATCACTTGTCACATTATTTTGCAAATAATAAACAGTTATCAGGAAGTTTGTTTGGTTATGGTATTATTGACCATTAcaatttcttcttttctttt
This genomic window from Mytilus galloprovincialis chromosome 9, xbMytGall1.hap1.1, whole genome shotgun sequence contains:
- the LOC143044420 gene encoding outer mitochondrial transmembrane helix translocase-like, encoding MAKLGETIRITAQEIDDKLIPIKNSLADFLKSGFSKLNSVIKFEQVASQTDGAVQAAVNTTSEVPVPDDPAVRMMIGKLLSTGLSLVVSIGLSYFLVKLLTNALDPTRKEKSAAHQKAAMMLQRLGVTDVKLSDYELCIAVNLVDPVSMGITWDDIGGLKDVIDQIKETVIFPFRRRELFLHSKLLQPPKGMLLYGPPGCGKTMIAKATAKAAGCRFINLQISSLVDKWYGESQKRAEAVFSLAVKLQPAIIFVDEIDSFLRSRSSTDHEATAMIKTQFMSLWDGIITDPQCQIMIVGATNRPQDVDAAILRRMPCQFKIGKPAKEQRKHIMRIILEEEQVADIDLNKLGDLTDGFSGSDIKEGCRQAALYRVHEVLEAHRNLHGVDAFEIPTSDLRDMNMSDLEYGIHQVKDSKELMAGSLSYPLLD